ACACAGGGGCCGGGGCGAGGACGGTCGGCGCGCGTGAGGTTTCAGGTGGTCGAGGTGACGGGGCCGTCGATGGTGCCGACGCTCTATCACGGGGACCTGCTGCTCGTGCAGTTCGGGGCGCCGGTGCGCCCGGGGGACGTGGTGATCCTGCGGCATCCCTTCCAGCAGGACCTGCTGGTCGTGAAGCGTGCCGCCGAGCGCCGCGGGGGCGGCTGGTGGGTGCTCGGTGACAACACGTTCGCGGGCGGCGACAGCACGGACTACGGGACGGTGCCCGAGGAACTGGTGCTCGCCCGGGTGCGGGCCCGCTACCGGCCGCTGAAGCGGGATCAGAGGTCGGTGCTCGGCGTGCTGGGCTGGGCGGCGTCCGCGCTGAGGACCGTCTCCGCCGACCGCTCCGTCTCCAGGCGCTTGCGGGCCCGGTAGGCGGCCACGTTGGCCCGGGTCGCGCAGCGGTCCGAGCAGTAGCGCCGCGACCGGTTGGTCGAGGTGTCCAGGTAGGCGTTGCGGCACGGTGCGGCCTCGCACAGGCCGAGCCGGTCCACGCCGTGCGAGGTGAGGTGGAAGGCGAGGCCCATCACCGCGATCGCCGCGTAACCGGCCGTCGCGTTCGAGGGGTGGTCGGCCAGGTGCATGTGCCAGTCCGGTTTGCCGTCCTCGTCCCGGGTGTCGTGGCCGGAGATCTGCGGGCTCACCGGGAACTCCAGCAGCAGCGAGTTGAGCAAGTCCACCGCGAGCGTCTCGTCGCCGCCGTCGGCCGCCTCGAAGACCGCGCGCAGCCGCGCCCGTACGGACCGGAACCGGGTCACGTCCGCGTCGGTCGCCCGCCGGGCGGCCTGTGCGTTGGCGCCGAAGAGCTCACGGACGGCGTCGACCGAGGTGAGGGCGTCCTTGTTGCGGGCCGGCTCCTCGGTGTTGACCAGGCGCACGGCGTAGTCCGAGTAATAGGCCAGTTCCACTTGTAGTCCTTACGGCGTCGGTCTAAGGTCGATGCATCGACCAGTGTAATGGGTGGTCGCGGCAATTGGGTATTACGTGGAGGTTCGGGTGACGGAAACAGTGACGGGCGCCGACTGGCCCGCATGGCAGACGAGCTGGGACCGGCAGCAGGAGTGGTACATGCCGGACCGCGAGGAACGGTTCCGGGTGATGCTGGACATGGTCGAGGCGGTCGTGGGGCCCGAACCGCGCGTGCTCGACCTGGCGTGCGGTACGGGAAGTATTACGGACCGGCTCCTCAAGCGGTTCCCGAAGGCGACGAGTACGGGTGTCGACCTCGACCCCGCGCTGCTCGCCATCGCCCGCGGCACCTTCGACGGCGACGAGCGGGTCACCTTCGTCACCGCCGACCTCAAGGAGCCCTCCTGGGCGGAGCGGCTCCCCTTCGACTCGTACGATGCCGTCCTGACCGCCACCGCGCTGCACTGGCTGCACAGCGAGCCGCTGGCCGCACTGTACGGACGCATCGGCCAACTCGTCCGGGACGGCGGTCTGTTCATGAACGCGGACCGCATGATCGACGCCGAGACCCCCCGTATCAACGCGGCCGAGCGCGCCCACCGGCATGCCGGGATGGACCGCGCCAAGGCGGCGGGCGTCCTCGACTGGGCCGACTGGTGGGCCCTCGCCGCCCAGGACCCGGTGCTCGCGGGACCGACCGCCGAGCGGTTCGAGATCTACGGTGAGCACGCCGACGGCGACATGCCGTCCGTGCAGTGGCACGCCCGCACCCTGCGCGAGGCGGGCTTCGCGGAGGCCCGCGCGGTCTGGGCCTCCCCCTCGGACAGCCTGGTGCTCGCCGTCAAGTAGCACGGAGGCGCGGGGCGGTGCGGACCTCGGTCCGGGCCGCCCCGTTCTTCGTATCCGGACCCCTGCAACCCCACGGGCACCCCGGCGCACTGGAAGGGTGAGACGGTCCGCACTCGCGGACCCGGAGAGGGGCGGGGATGCGGATCGACGACGATGCCGCGCTGCACGCCTACGTCGAGAGCAGACGGACGGCGCTGTTCCGCAGCGCCTACCTGCTGTGCGGCGACCGGCACGAGGCCGAGGACCTGGTGCAGACGACGCTGGTCAAGGTCGTGCTGGGCGGGCGGCGTCACGGGCGCCTCGACAACATCGAGGCGTACGCGCGCAAGACCCTGGTCAACACCTTCATCGCTTCCAGGCGCCGCTTCTGGCGCCGCGAGCGGGCGTACGGCGAACTGCCCGAGAGGGCGCTCACCGCGTCCGACACGGACACCGGGCTGATGGTCAGGGCGGCGCTCGCCCGGCTCACGGCCAGGCAGCGTGCCGTGCTGGTGCTGCGCTACTGGGAGGACCTGAGCGTCGAGGCCACGGCCGCGCTGCTCGGGATGCGGGAGAACACGGTCAAGAGCCACACGGCTCGGGGGTTGGCGGCGCTGCGCGCCGAGATGGTGGAGGAGCCGGTATGAACGACGTGCAGGAGCTGCTGGGGCGGGTCGCGGACCAGGCGGGGCGGCCGGTCATCTCCACGGAAGCGGTGTACACGCGGGCCGCCAGGGTGCGGTGGCGGCGGCGCGTCACGGTCTCGGCCGCCGCGCTGGCTGTCGCCGCTGTCGGCGTGGCCGTGGTGCCGCAGGTGTCCCAGGAGGCAGGGACGCGGCAGACCTCCGTGGCGGCCCCCGCGGAGGCGGCGGGCACGAGCGGAGGGGCGCAGAAGCTGGCCGAGCTGCTGCCCGCGGACGTGGGGGCGGTCGAACAGGTCTCCTTCGCCGTTCTCCTGAAGCAGGCGGACGCCTCGCAGCGCGAGGAGAAGCCCTTGGGGCCGCTGGACGGCCACTACGCCGTCCGCAGGGACGGGGGCGTCGGCTACCTCTCCCTCGGGATCATGGACCGGGAGTACCTGGCCGCGAAGACCGGCGGGAAGGGCCTGGCCGACGACCTCTGCGAGCGGACGGCCGAGGAGCAGGCGGACCGGGCCGACTGTGTGCGCGAAGAGCTGCCGGACGGCCGGGTGCTGACCATCTGGCGCCCGGCGGTCCTCTCCGGCGACGGTGAACCGCGGTGGGGCACGGAGTTCAAGGGGCAGCTGACGCTGGGGGACGGGACGGCGCTGTCCGCCAGGGACATCACCGGCTTCACGGGGAAGGGGTCGCTGGGGCCCGTACTCGCAAGCCCGCCGCTCACCCGCGACCAGCTGCGCACGCTGATGCTGAGCCCGGAGCTGCTGCCGAAGAAGTAGCCGGACGCACGAAGGGGCGGTACGGACGTGGAGTCCGTACCGCCCCTTCCGTCTACGTGCCTAGAGCACCTTCGACAGGAACGACTTCGTCCGGTCGTGCTGCGGGTTCGTCAGGACGTCGCGCGGGTGGCCGGACTCGACCACCACGCCGTCGTCCATGAAGACCAGCGCGTCGCCGACCTCACGGGCGAAGCCCATCTCGTGGGTGACGACGATCATCGTCATGCCGTCCTCGGCCAGACCGCGCATGACGTCCAGGACGTCACCGACCAGCTCCGGGTCGAGCGCGGACGTCGGCTCGTCGAAGAGCATCAGCTTCGGCTCCATGGCCAGCGCACGGGCGATGGCCACCCGCTGCTGCTGTCCGCCGGAGAGCTGCGACGGGTAGTTCTTCGCCTTGTCGGAGAGCCCGACCCGGTCCAGCAGGCGCACGGCCCGCTCCCGGGCGACGGCCTTCGACTCGCCCCTGACCTGGACCGGCGCTTCCATGACGTTCTCGATGGCCGTCATGTGCGGGAACAGGTTGAAGCGCTGGAAGACCATGCCGATGTCCCGGCGCTTCACGGCGACTTCGCTGTCCTTGAGCTCGTAGAGCTTGTCGCCCTTCTGGCGGTAGCCGACGAGCTCGCCGTCGACGTACAGCCGGCCGGCGCTGACCTTCTCCAGGTGGTTGATGCACCGGAGGAAGGTCGACTTGCCGGAGCCCGAGGGGCCGATGAGGCAGAAGACCTCGCCCTGGGCCACCTCCAGATCGATGCCCTTGAGGATGTGCGCGGCGCCGAAGGACTTGTGGACGCCTTCGGCCTTCACCATGGCGGTCATGCGCTGCCTCCCTTCGGGCGGCCCAGGGACAGGACGTTGGCCCGGATCTTCTGCAGCGGGGTCGGCGGCAGGGTCCGGCTCGAACCCCGTGCGTAGTACCGCTCCAGGTAGTACTGGCCGACGCTGAGCACCGAGGTCATGACCAAGTACCAGGCAGCGGCCAGGAAGTACATCTCGACCGGGGCGCCGGACGTCTGCCCGATGTCCTGGGCGTACCGGAACAGTTCGTTGAACTGCACGGCGGCGACCAGTGACGTCGTCTTGAGCATGTTGATGACTTCGTTGCCCGTCGGCGGCACGATCACGCGCATCGCCTGCGGGACCACGATGCGGCGCAGCGTCTTGCTGTGGCTCATGCCCAGCGCCTGCGAGGCCTCCGTCTGGCCCTCGTCGACCGAGAGCAGACCCGCACGGCAGATCTCGGCCATGTAGGCGGCCTCGTTGAGACCCAGGCCGAGCAGCGCGGTCAGCAGCGGCGTCATGAAGGACGACCACTCGTCCTTGTAGACCGGCCCGAGGTTGATGTACTCGAAGACCAGGCCCAGGTTGAACCAGACGAAGAGCTGGACCAGGACCGGGGTGCCGCGGAAGAACCAGATGTAGAACCAGGCGATCGACGAGGTCACCGGGTTCTTCGACAGGCGCATGACGGCCAGCAGGATGCCGCCGACCACACCGATCACCATCGACAGGGCGGTCAGCAGCAGAGTCTGCCCGACACCCTTGAGGATGCGGTCGTCGAAGAAGTAGTCCGGGATCGCGTCCCAGTTGATCTTGCCCTGGGAGAAGGCGTACACGATCGCCGCGAACGCGGCGATCGCGAGCGCCGCCGAGAGGTACCGGCCGTAGTGCCGGACCGGGATGGCCTTGATGGCCTCCGGGCCGGCTGCCGGCGTCGGGGGAGTGGGCGGCTCGTCGGCCGGCCCCGTCTTCTTGATGTCAGTCACAGGCGGTGCCCTTCAGCGCCGGAATCCGGTCAGGATCCGCCGTTGATCTTGGCCTCGGTGACCGCGCCGGCCTCGACGCCCCACTTGGCGATGATCTTCTCGTACTCGCCGTTCTCGATGATCGCGTCCAGGGCCGCCTGGACGGCCTTGGTGAGCTCGTCGTTGCCCTTGGCGACCGCGATGCCGTACGGGGCCGCCTCGACCTGGTCGCCGACGATCTCGAAGTCCTTGCCGCCGCCCGAGGTCTTCACCGCGTACGCGGCGACCGGGAAGTCGGAGGAAACGGCGTCGGCTCCGCCGCTGCGGAGCCGGGTCTGGGCCTCCAGGTCGGTGTCGAACGCCTCGATGGCGATCTTCTTGCCGCCGGTGCACTTCTCGGACTCCGCCTTGGCGAGGTCGTGCGAGACGGTGCCGCGCTGGACGGCGATCTTCTTGCCACAGAGGTCGGCCCAGGTCGTGATGCCCTTGGTGTCGCCCTTCTTGGTGTAGATCGAGACACCGGCGGTGAAGTAGTCGACGAAGTCGACACCCTCGCCGACCTTCTTGCCGGTCTCCGAGTCGACGCCGTCCTGGCGGTCCTTGGTGTCGGTCATCGCGGACATCGCGAGGTCGTAACGCTTGGAACGCAGACCCGTGATCAGGGTGTCGAAAGTGCCGTTCTCGAATGTGAACTTCACGCCGAGCTGCTTGCCCAGTGCGGCGCCGAGGTCGGGGTCGATGCCCACGACATTGCCGGACTTGTCCTTGAATTCGACCGGCGGGTACGCAATGTCCGAACCGACCTTGATCTCGCCCTTGTCCTTGATGTCCTGCGGGACGAGGTCGGCGAGCGGAGCGGCCTTGGTGGTGGACGTCTCGTTGCTCTTGGTGCCGCTGTCGGTCTGGTCGCCGCACGCGGTCAGCAGCATGGTGCCGGCGACCGCGATGGCGCCGACCGCTGCAATCCGGGACTTTGCGGTCGTACGACGAGTGGTGCTTGCGGTCATGGTGGGGATCCTCCGGCGTGGTGAGGGTGAGCTGCCAGGTGGGAAGCGAACTCCCTAGCGAGTATCGCCACCCTGTGTGATTCAGGCATCTTGCCATTCGGACTAGCCCATTCAGGGTGCCGGGCATGTCAAAATCGCATAACGGGCCACCCCCGTACCCCAACAGGCCGGTACATCAAGGCCGGACCTTCTGTTGGAATTCTGCCTTCAGGCCGGAGAATCTCCGGCGTGTCTCGACTGCTGGACGACTTTTATAGCGCTGAGTGGACTTGTCCTGATATTCGACTATGAGTCATGTCACCGCGTCGATACCGACTCGTCCGAGGTGCGGTTCATCCGGTAAGAAAGACGTTTACACCCCTCATCCGGGGCTCAGGGCGCGTGTGCGGCGCGCCCGCGCGTATGTACCTCCCCTGGCGGAGCGGGCCACCCGTTCGGTGCCAGGCGCGTACGCGGTCCCCGCCCACCCCTCCTCAACCAGGAGTGGCCACCCTCAAACGATGAAGACTTAAGGGGTCAATACCATGGCAGCGGAGAT
The Streptomyces sp. NBC_00234 DNA segment above includes these coding regions:
- the sodX gene encoding nickel-type superoxide dismutase maturation protease, coding for MPGLTQGPGRGRSARVRFQVVEVTGPSMVPTLYHGDLLLVQFGAPVRPGDVVILRHPFQQDLLVVKRAAERRGGGWWVLGDNTFAGGDSTDYGTVPEELVLARVRARYRPLKRDQRSVLGVLGWAASALRTVSADRSVSRRLRAR
- a CDS encoding CGNR zinc finger domain-containing protein — encoded protein: MELAYYSDYAVRLVNTEEPARNKDALTSVDAVRELFGANAQAARRATDADVTRFRSVRARLRAVFEAADGGDETLAVDLLNSLLLEFPVSPQISGHDTRDEDGKPDWHMHLADHPSNATAGYAAIAVMGLAFHLTSHGVDRLGLCEAAPCRNAYLDTSTNRSRRYCSDRCATRANVAAYRARKRLETERSAETVLSADAAQPSTPSTDL
- a CDS encoding class I SAM-dependent methyltransferase; this translates as MTETVTGADWPAWQTSWDRQQEWYMPDREERFRVMLDMVEAVVGPEPRVLDLACGTGSITDRLLKRFPKATSTGVDLDPALLAIARGTFDGDERVTFVTADLKEPSWAERLPFDSYDAVLTATALHWLHSEPLAALYGRIGQLVRDGGLFMNADRMIDAETPRINAAERAHRHAGMDRAKAAGVLDWADWWALAAQDPVLAGPTAERFEIYGEHADGDMPSVQWHARTLREAGFAEARAVWASPSDSLVLAVK
- a CDS encoding SigE family RNA polymerase sigma factor, which produces MRIDDDAALHAYVESRRTALFRSAYLLCGDRHEAEDLVQTTLVKVVLGGRRHGRLDNIEAYARKTLVNTFIASRRRFWRRERAYGELPERALTASDTDTGLMVRAALARLTARQRAVLVLRYWEDLSVEATAALLGMRENTVKSHTARGLAALRAEMVEEPV
- a CDS encoding amino acid ABC transporter ATP-binding protein is translated as MTAMVKAEGVHKSFGAAHILKGIDLEVAQGEVFCLIGPSGSGKSTFLRCINHLEKVSAGRLYVDGELVGYRQKGDKLYELKDSEVAVKRRDIGMVFQRFNLFPHMTAIENVMEAPVQVRGESKAVARERAVRLLDRVGLSDKAKNYPSQLSGGQQQRVAIARALAMEPKLMLFDEPTSALDPELVGDVLDVMRGLAEDGMTMIVVTHEMGFAREVGDALVFMDDGVVVESGHPRDVLTNPQHDRTKSFLSKVL
- a CDS encoding amino acid ABC transporter permease, with the translated sequence MTDIKKTGPADEPPTPPTPAAGPEAIKAIPVRHYGRYLSAALAIAAFAAIVYAFSQGKINWDAIPDYFFDDRILKGVGQTLLLTALSMVIGVVGGILLAVMRLSKNPVTSSIAWFYIWFFRGTPVLVQLFVWFNLGLVFEYINLGPVYKDEWSSFMTPLLTALLGLGLNEAAYMAEICRAGLLSVDEGQTEASQALGMSHSKTLRRIVVPQAMRVIVPPTGNEVINMLKTTSLVAAVQFNELFRYAQDIGQTSGAPVEMYFLAAAWYLVMTSVLSVGQYYLERYYARGSSRTLPPTPLQKIRANVLSLGRPKGGSA
- a CDS encoding ABC transporter substrate-binding protein, whose protein sequence is MTASTTRRTTAKSRIAAVGAIAVAGTMLLTACGDQTDSGTKSNETSTTKAAPLADLVPQDIKDKGEIKVGSDIAYPPVEFKDKSGNVVGIDPDLGAALGKQLGVKFTFENGTFDTLITGLRSKRYDLAMSAMTDTKDRQDGVDSETGKKVGEGVDFVDYFTAGVSIYTKKGDTKGITTWADLCGKKIAVQRGTVSHDLAKAESEKCTGGKKIAIEAFDTDLEAQTRLRSGGADAVSSDFPVAAYAVKTSGGGKDFEIVGDQVEAAPYGIAVAKGNDELTKAVQAALDAIIENGEYEKIIAKWGVEAGAVTEAKINGGS